A window of Diospyros lotus cultivar Yz01 chromosome 14, ASM1463336v1, whole genome shotgun sequence contains these coding sequences:
- the LOC127789555 gene encoding putative receptor-like protein kinase At1g80870, translating to MPSRQNFHSRPTPKPRPTVLFLAITIFSSLTIAFAAVYFLYYLWYSLLRRPRTTPFDSAAALKLRRFSFKELRSATDQFSPANSLGKGGSCTVFRGILTDGKLVAVKLLDMSSFQTEREFQNEVQVLGSLKSPFIVSLLGYCVDKSKRLLVYEYMPNRSLQESLFAENSDLNWGRRFEIILDVSRALEYLHSDCDPPVIHGDVKPSNVLLDAEFRAKLSDFGLSRLKIEGEFGVDLFSQELGKSQELSGNLAAGGAETPAIGTPVDSYNEVDFALALQASSSSKNSRVSYNVRALNLNSFTYNANIASENDNVSKASKGKEVSTLENGAEDWNKPGVYDDDLYSTDHSKELNFNVGNSGVGDQTLDRRKWGKDWWWRQDGSGELCSKDYVTEWIGSQICSSPNPDWDEERKSSPENINLDNLTRLDKLKDVNETQLQEPGFKCYKRGSEAEGSRGIEPRKKHRKMQEWWKDEHLDEISKKTGKLKKLDAKRKKGFRMPHVNFLWQCHLRKRRNSRQPNCKDGDANLEFSFRRGWKHKKACSAGSEMWSGELFSRELSSTTSMRGTLCYVAPEYGGCGYLMEKADIYSLGVLILVIVSGRRPLHVLSSPMKLEKANLISWCRHLAQSGNLLELVDERLKDEYSKDQASLCINLALACLQKMPELRPDTGEIVKILKGEMDLPSLPFEFSPSPPSKLFSRSRRRQKTSME from the coding sequence ATGCCGTCGAGGCAAAACTTCCATTCCAGGCCAACCCCCAAGCCCAGACCCACTGTTCTTTTCCTTGCCATCACCATCTTCTCTTCTCTCACCATTGCTTTTGCCGCCGTTTACTTTCTGTACTACCTTTGGTACTCGCTGCTCCGCCGTCCCCGCACCACCCCCTTCGACTCCGCCGCCGCGCTGAAGCTCCGGCGGTTCAGCTTCAAGGAGCTCCGCTCCGCCACCGACCAGTTCAGCCCCGCCAACTCGCTCGGCAAGGGCGGGTCCTGCACCGTCTTCCGGGGGATTCTCACCGACGGCAAACTCGTCGCCGTGAAGCTGCTCGATATGTCGTCTTTCCAGACGGAGCGCGAGTTCCAGAACGAGGTCCAGGTTCTGGGCTCCCTGAAATCGCCGTTCATAGTTTCGTTGTTGGGATACTGTGTCGACAAGAGTAAAAGATTGTTGGTGTATGAATACATGCCGAATCGGAGCTTGCAGGAGTCGCTTTTCGCCGAGAATTCGGATTTGAATTGGGGGAGAAGGTTCGAGATCATTCTGGACGTTTCTCGAGCTCTCGAATATCTTCATTCTGATTGTGACCCGCCGGTGATTCACGGCGACGTTAAGCCCAGCAATGTGTTGCTCGACGCGGAGTTCAGGGCGAAGCTCTCGGATTTCGGGTTGTCGAGATTGAAGATTGAGGGTGAATTTGGCGTTGATTTGTTCAGTCAGGAATTGGGCAAGAGTCAGGAGCTTTCAGGGAATTTGGCGGCCGGCGGGGCTGAAACTCCGGCGATTGGAACTCCGGTTGACAGCTACAATGAGGTAGATTTCGCTCTTGCTTTGCAAGCTTCTTCTTCGTCGAAAAATAGCAGGGTATCTTACAATGTTAGGGCTTTGAATCTGAATTCTTTTACTTACAATGCCAACATTGCGAGTGAGAATGATAATGTAAGCAAGGCTTCCAAGGGTAAGGAGGTTTCGACTCTTGAAAATGGCGCCGAGGATTGGAATAAACCCGGCGTTTATGATGATGATCTTTATAGCACTGATCATAGCAAGGAGTTGAATTTCAATGTGGGTAATTCCGGGGTTGGTGATCAAACCTTGGATAGGCGAAAATGGGGGAAGGATTGGTGGTGGAGACAAGATGGTAGCGGCGAATTGTGCAGTAAAGATTATGTGACAGAATGGATTGGGAGCCAAATTTGTTCCTCGCCCAACCCTGATTGGGACGAAGAGAGGAAGAGCTCTCCCGAGAACATCAACTTGGATAATTTGACTCGGTTGGACAAACTTAAAGACGTGAATGAAACCCAGTTACAAGAGCCCGGGTTTAAGTGTTACAAGAGGGGGTCTGAGGCCGAAGGATCAAGGGGCATAGAACCCCGAAAGAAGCACAGGAAGATGCAGGAGTGGTGGAAGGATGAGCACCTTGATGAAATTAGTAAGAAGACTGGTAAGTTAAAGAAGCTTGATGCGAAGCGCAAGAAAGGTTTTAGAATGCCACACGTTAATTTTCTATGGCAGTGTCACTTGAGGAAACGAAGAAACTCTAGACAACCGAACTGCAAAGATGGAGATGCCAATTTGGAGTTCAGTTTTAGGAGAGGTTGGAAGCACAAGAAAGCCTGCTCTGCCGGGAGTGAAATGTGGAGCGGGGAACTGTTTAGTAGGGAATTGAGCAGCACGACTAGCATGAGAGGAACACTGTGTTATGTTGCTCCAGAATATGGTGGTTGTGGATACCTAATGGAGAAGGCTGACATTTACAGCCTGGGAGTTCTGATCCTGGTGATTGTGTCCGGGAGAAGGCCATTACACGTTCTTTCTTCACCCATGAAGCTTGAGAAGGCAAACTTGATAAGCTGGTGCCGGCACTTGGCCCAATCGGGAAACTTATTAGAACTTGTAGACGAGAGATTGAAGGACGAATACAGTAAGGACCAGGCAAGCTTGTGTATTAACTTGGCGCTGGCTTGCTTGCAGAAAATGCCTGAATTGCGCCCGGACACTGGGGAGATTGTTAAGATTTTGAAAGGGGAGATGGATCTCCCTTCCCTCCCATTTGAGTTCTCTCCCTCTCCGCCTTCCAAATTATTCAGCAGGTCCAGGAGAAGACAGAAGACCAGTATGGAGTAG
- the LOC127790422 gene encoding lamin-like protein, protein MSTSAARRLHLALCLLILFFAAVDATDHIVGANRGWNPGMNYTLWANNHTFYVGDLISFRYQKMQYNVYEVNQTGYDNCTTDGAVGNWSSGKDFIPLDKAKRYYFICPAGCYNGMKVSVLVHQLHTPPQSAAEHSSEHSAAGPGGHPAVLEVVVAVFSSIWFGSGWM, encoded by the exons ATGTCCACCTCAGCAGCTCGCCGACTCCACCTTGCCCTCTGCCTCCTCATCCTCTTCTTCGCCGCCGTCGACGCCACCGACCACATCGTCGGCGCCAACCGCGGCTGGAATCCCGGCATGAACTACACCCTCTGGGCCAACAACCACACCTTCTACGTCGGCGACCTCATCT CGTTTAGGTACCAGAAGATGCAGTACAACGTGTACGAAGTGAACCAGACCGGGTACGACAACTGCACAACCGACGGAGCAGTGGGGAACTGGAGCAGCGGCAAGGACTTCATTCCGCTGGACAAGGCCAAGAGGTACTACTTCATTTGCCCGGCCGGCTGCTACAATGGAATGAAGGTTTCCGTGCTGGTTCACCAGCTTCATACTCCGCCGCAGTCCGCCGCAGAGCACTCATCGGAGCATTCCGCCGCTGGGCCGGGGGGACATCCGGCGGTTCTGGAGGTGGTTGTGGCCGTGTTCTCGTCAATCTGGTTCGGATCTGGGTGGATGtag